In Achromobacter spanius, the following proteins share a genomic window:
- a CDS encoding 3-hydroxyacyl-CoA dehydrogenase → MTEIQTIGVVGAGAMGRGIAQIAAQAGLRVRLYDTSADAVAAARESLRQTWDKLAQKGKLTAADAQAALERVEPATALTDMSACQLVVEAIVERLDVKRDLFAALEGVVSEDCILASNTSSLSITAIAAACKHPRRVVGYHFFNPVALMKVVEVIDGLRSAPEVGDALAALARRMGHTPVRAKDMPGFIVNHAGRGMNTEGLRVAQEAVATFAQVDAVMREQAGFRMGPFELLDLTALDVSHPVMESIYRQFFDEARFRPSPITTVRLAGGLIGRKAGEGFYVYADGQKQVPAEPPVPALPEGLKVWVSPKHAEGYARASALIEKLGATLVTGSTPDADALIIVTPFGDDVSTSVSAQGLNAGRTVGLDTLYAFDGAKRRTIMVSPATEAKWRDAAHALLAADGVPVTVIEDSPGFIAQRIVAMIVNIASDIAQQQIATPEDIDQAVTLGLGYPVGPLALGDKLGADRILEILKSMQRVTGDPRYRPSLWLQRRVQLGLSLLKSSAS, encoded by the coding sequence ATGACGGAGATTCAAACCATCGGCGTCGTGGGCGCCGGGGCCATGGGGCGCGGCATTGCGCAGATTGCGGCGCAAGCCGGCTTGCGCGTGCGCTTGTACGACACCAGCGCCGATGCGGTTGCCGCCGCGCGCGAGTCCTTGCGTCAGACCTGGGACAAGCTGGCGCAAAAGGGCAAGCTGACCGCCGCCGATGCGCAAGCCGCCTTGGAGCGTGTGGAGCCCGCCACCGCGCTGACCGATATGTCGGCCTGCCAACTGGTGGTGGAAGCCATCGTTGAACGGCTGGACGTGAAGCGTGACCTGTTCGCCGCGCTGGAAGGCGTGGTGTCGGAAGACTGCATCCTGGCGTCGAACACGTCGTCCTTGTCCATCACCGCCATCGCGGCCGCTTGCAAGCACCCGCGCCGCGTGGTCGGTTATCACTTCTTCAACCCGGTGGCGTTGATGAAGGTGGTTGAAGTGATCGACGGCCTGCGCAGCGCGCCCGAAGTGGGCGATGCATTGGCAGCGTTGGCCCGCCGCATGGGCCACACGCCCGTGCGCGCCAAGGACATGCCCGGCTTCATCGTCAACCATGCCGGTCGTGGCATGAATACCGAAGGCCTGCGCGTGGCGCAAGAGGCCGTGGCCACGTTTGCGCAAGTCGACGCCGTGATGCGCGAGCAGGCCGGCTTCCGCATGGGGCCTTTTGAACTGCTGGACCTGACCGCGCTGGACGTGTCGCATCCGGTGATGGAATCCATCTACCGCCAGTTCTTCGACGAAGCGCGTTTCCGCCCATCGCCGATCACGACCGTGCGCCTGGCGGGCGGGCTGATCGGCCGCAAGGCGGGCGAAGGCTTCTACGTCTACGCCGACGGCCAGAAGCAAGTGCCGGCCGAGCCGCCCGTGCCGGCGCTGCCCGAAGGCCTGAAGGTCTGGGTCAGCCCCAAGCACGCGGAAGGCTACGCGCGCGCGTCGGCACTGATCGAAAAGCTGGGCGCCACGTTGGTGACGGGTTCGACGCCCGACGCCGACGCGTTGATTATCGTCACGCCGTTCGGTGATGATGTGTCGACGTCGGTGTCTGCCCAAGGCTTGAACGCCGGCCGCACGGTGGGTTTGGATACGCTGTATGCCTTCGATGGCGCCAAGCGCCGCACCATCATGGTGTCGCCCGCCACCGAAGCCAAATGGCGCGACGCCGCGCACGCGCTGCTGGCCGCCGATGGCGTGCCGGTCACGGTGATAGAGGACTCGCCGGGCTTCATTGCCCAGCGCATCGTGGCCATGATCGTCAACATTGCCAGCGACATCGCGCAGCAGCAGATCGCCACGCCGGAAGACATCGACCAAGCCGTAACGTTGGGTTTGGGTTACCCGGTAGGGCCGTTGGCCTTGGGCGACAAGCTGGGCGCCGACCGCATCCTGGAAATCCTGAAGAGCATGCAGCGCGTGACCGGCGACCCGCGCTACCGCCCCAGCCTCTGGCTGCAACGCCGCGTCCAATTGGGCCTGTCCCTACTGAAATCATCAGCCTCGTAG
- a CDS encoding CaiB/BaiF CoA transferase family protein: MSQRPAPLTGIRVLDLTRVLAGPWCTQNLADLGAEVIKIERPGAGDDTRAWGPPYLKDEAGNDTTEAAYYLSANRNKMSVALDIASPRGAELVRELALQSDILVENFKVGGLKKYGLDYESLKAINPRLIYCSITGFGQTGPYASRPGYDFMIQGMGGLMSITGERDDLPGGGPQKAGVAVADLMTGMYSTVGILAALLERANSGLGQHIDMALLDCQVSMMANQNLNFMTSGVAPQRAGNAHQNLVPYQVFAAADGHLIVAVGNDSQFRNYCGAIGLPELSADPRFSTNPQRVKNRTELVPLLAERMATGARDHWLTALEAVGVPAGPINTLDQVYEDPHVLARQMKRELPHPAAGKVPMAASPLKFSDSPVEYRRPPPMLGEHTAQVLAEKLGLSAEDIQALAQSQP; encoded by the coding sequence ATGTCGCAACGTCCTGCTCCCCTTACCGGCATCCGCGTGCTGGACCTGACCCGCGTGCTGGCGGGCCCCTGGTGCACCCAGAACCTGGCCGACCTTGGCGCCGAGGTGATCAAGATCGAACGGCCCGGCGCGGGCGACGATACGCGCGCCTGGGGGCCGCCCTACCTGAAGGACGAAGCGGGCAACGACACCACCGAAGCCGCCTACTACCTGTCCGCCAACCGCAACAAGATGTCGGTGGCGCTGGATATCGCGTCGCCGCGCGGCGCCGAGCTGGTGCGCGAACTGGCGCTGCAAAGCGACATCCTGGTTGAGAACTTCAAAGTGGGCGGCCTGAAGAAATACGGGCTGGACTACGAAAGCCTGAAGGCCATCAACCCGCGCCTGATCTATTGCTCGATCACCGGCTTCGGCCAGACCGGCCCGTACGCCAGCCGCCCCGGCTATGACTTCATGATCCAGGGCATGGGCGGGCTGATGAGCATCACCGGTGAACGCGACGACCTGCCCGGCGGCGGCCCGCAAAAGGCCGGCGTGGCCGTGGCTGACTTGATGACCGGCATGTATTCCACGGTGGGCATCCTGGCCGCGCTGCTTGAGCGCGCCAATAGCGGCTTGGGCCAGCACATCGACATGGCCTTGCTGGACTGCCAGGTCAGCATGATGGCCAACCAGAACTTGAACTTCATGACCTCGGGCGTGGCGCCCCAGCGCGCGGGCAACGCGCACCAGAACCTGGTGCCGTACCAAGTGTTCGCCGCGGCCGATGGCCATTTGATCGTGGCGGTGGGCAACGACAGCCAGTTCCGCAATTACTGCGGCGCCATCGGGCTGCCCGAGTTGTCGGCCGACCCGCGTTTTTCCACCAACCCGCAGCGCGTGAAGAACCGTACTGAACTGGTGCCGCTGCTGGCCGAACGCATGGCCACCGGCGCGCGCGACCACTGGCTGACCGCGTTGGAAGCTGTGGGCGTGCCGGCCGGCCCCATCAACACGTTGGACCAGGTTTACGAAGACCCGCACGTGCTGGCGCGTCAGATGAAGCGCGAACTGCCGCATCCGGCCGCCGGCAAGGTGCCGATGGCCGCCAGCCCGCTGAAGTTTTCCGATAGCCCCGTTGAATACCGCCGTCCGCCGCCCATGTTGGGCGAGCACACCGCACAGGTGTTGGCGGAAAAACTGGGCTTGTCGGCCGAAGACATCCAGGCGCTGGCACAAAGCCAGCCTTGA
- a CDS encoding acyl-CoA dehydrogenase family protein, giving the protein MALDTETLNLLLDAVHRFVHERLIPAEDELASSGQVPPDIVNEMRELGLFGLSISPDFGGLGLTMEEEVRVVFELGQTSPAFRSLAGTNIGIGSQAIVLAGTDEQRARYLPKLASGELIGSFALTEPDAGSDAMALRLSAERDGDGYVLNGTKRYITNAPIAGLFSVMARTAPERRANSISCFLVEAGTPGLIIGKPDKKMGQAGALTSDVVFDNCRVPASALLGGEEGNGFRTSMRVLDKGRLHISALCVGIADRLLSDAVKYALERKQFGQPIAEFQLIQAMIADSQAELYAARCMVLDAARMRDRGENTTMQAACCKLYSTEMVGRVADRAVQIHGGAGYMSEYAVERFYRDVRLFRIFEGTSQIQQLVIARETIKAHS; this is encoded by the coding sequence ATGGCCCTCGACACCGAAACCCTGAACCTGTTGCTGGACGCCGTGCACCGCTTTGTGCACGAACGCCTGATTCCCGCCGAAGACGAACTGGCCTCTAGCGGCCAGGTGCCGCCGGACATCGTCAACGAAATGCGCGAGCTGGGCCTGTTCGGCTTGTCGATCTCGCCCGACTTCGGCGGCTTGGGCCTGACGATGGAAGAGGAAGTGCGCGTGGTGTTCGAACTGGGCCAGACCTCGCCCGCGTTCCGTTCGCTGGCCGGCACCAATATCGGCATCGGCTCGCAAGCCATCGTGCTGGCCGGCACCGACGAGCAGCGCGCGCGCTACTTGCCCAAGCTGGCCAGCGGTGAATTGATCGGCTCGTTCGCCTTGACCGAGCCGGACGCCGGCTCGGACGCCATGGCGCTGCGCCTGTCCGCCGAGCGCGATGGCGACGGCTATGTGCTGAACGGCACCAAGCGCTACATCACCAACGCGCCCATCGCCGGCCTGTTCTCGGTGATGGCGCGCACCGCGCCCGAACGCCGCGCCAATTCCATTTCGTGTTTCCTGGTCGAAGCCGGCACGCCGGGCCTGATCATCGGCAAGCCCGACAAGAAGATGGGCCAGGCGGGTGCCTTGACCAGCGACGTGGTGTTCGACAACTGCCGCGTGCCCGCCAGCGCCTTGCTGGGCGGGGAAGAGGGCAACGGCTTCCGGACGTCGATGCGCGTGCTGGACAAGGGCCGGCTGCACATTTCGGCGCTGTGCGTGGGGATTGCCGATCGCCTGCTGTCTGACGCGGTCAAGTACGCGCTGGAGCGCAAGCAGTTCGGCCAGCCGATTGCCGAGTTTCAACTGATCCAGGCAATGATCGCCGACAGCCAGGCCGAACTCTATGCCGCCCGCTGCATGGTGCTGGACGCCGCCCGCATGCGCGACCGCGGCGAGAACACCACCATGCAGGCCGCCTGCTGCAAGCTGTATTCGACCGAAATGGTGGGCCGCGTGGCCGACCGCGCCGTGCAGATCCACGGCGGCGCGGGCTATATGTCCGAGTACGCCGTGGAACGCTTCTACCGCGACGTGCGCTTGTTCCGCATCTTCGAGGGCACCTCGCAGATCCAGCAACTGGTGATCGCGCGCGAGACGATCAAGGCGCATTCCTGA
- a CDS encoding TetR/AcrR family transcriptional regulator encodes MATSAPPAQKRARAGRPPTLAAPRERILEEAAKLFAQSGYDGSSVADLAAAIGVSKAAIYHYYTTKQDIYDAIILGVLNGLTQNVGQDVADAQGAADRLRAFMVGHARYFEQHHAEFVTMLIGYSGMALPEREDAARLRDGYEKRLRELIAQGVEQGVFRPLDVAATGRAVLSMLNWMVRWYKPGQGDSAEAIAAGYFDLLVGGMRA; translated from the coding sequence ATGGCGACCTCCGCCCCTCCCGCTCAGAAACGCGCCCGCGCTGGCCGGCCCCCCACGCTGGCAGCCCCGCGTGAACGCATCCTGGAAGAAGCCGCCAAGCTGTTCGCGCAAAGCGGTTACGACGGCAGCTCGGTAGCTGACCTGGCCGCCGCCATCGGGGTGTCCAAGGCGGCCATCTATCACTACTACACCACCAAGCAGGACATCTACGACGCCATCATCCTGGGCGTGTTGAACGGGCTGACGCAAAACGTCGGCCAGGATGTGGCCGATGCGCAGGGCGCCGCCGACCGGTTGCGCGCGTTCATGGTGGGTCACGCCCGCTACTTTGAACAGCACCATGCCGAATTCGTCACCATGCTGATCGGCTATTCCGGCATGGCGCTACCCGAACGCGAAGACGCCGCCCGCCTGCGCGACGGCTACGAAAAGCGCCTGCGCGAACTGATCGCCCAAGGCGTGGAGCAGGGCGTGTTCCGCCCGCTGGACGTGGCTGCTACCGGCCGCGCCGTGCTGTCCATGCTGAATTGGATGGTGCGTTGGTACAAGCCCGGCCAGGGCGACAGCGCCGAAGCCATCGCCGCCGGTTACTTCGATTTATTGGTTGGCGGCATGCGCGCCTGA